A part of Cryptococcus neoformans var. grubii H99 chromosome 6, complete sequence genomic DNA contains:
- a CDS encoding ubiquitin-conjugating enzyme E2 35, producing the protein MSLPKRILKETERLMADSPPGISAAPKDDNLRHFDVTVAGPDSSPYEGGVFKLELFLPEEYPMNPPKVRFLTRIYHPNIDKLGRICLDILKDKWSPALQIRTVLLSIQALLGAPNPDDPLANDVAQNWKENQSAAIAQAKEWTRKYAQ; encoded by the exons ATGTCTTTACCCAAACGTATCCTCAAG GAGACTGAACGTCTCATGGCCGACTCTCCTCCCGGTATCTCCGCTGCTCCTAAAGATGACAACCTCCGACATTTTGACGTGACTGTTGCCGGCCCCGACTCTTCTCCATACGAAG GTGGTGTTTTCAAGCTTGAGTTGTTCTTGCCGGAAGAATATCCCATGAACCCTCCAAAAGTTCGATTTCTGACCAGGATATA TCACCCAAATATTG ACAAGCTCGGCCGAATCTGCCTTGATATCCTCAAAGACAAGTGGTCCCCTGCTCTTCAAATTCGAACTGTCCT CCTATCTATTCAGGCTCTTCTCGGTGCTCCCAACCCCGACGATCCCCTGGCCAACGATGTTGCCCAGAATTGGAAGGAGAACCAGAGTGCTGCCATCGCCCAAGCCAAGGAATGGACCCGAAAGTATGCTCAGTAG
- a CDS encoding amidohydrolase encodes MPIQARNTASRLSYSADVEKTPLNPDDNPPDYDDDRTKPRQPGSTRNDMHTVFFTGLGLFALALYVSQNVSFPFPSKPQPLPDFITKGIEQCEIISRPPPYFERFNSKREKNDRFVPGTKSVWLKNGTVWTGEDDGNEILQGVDLFLENGVIRKMAPMLELDEILKGSEYDEVELHGAWVTPGIVDTHSHMGLDSAPGLKGSSDTNSHRGNTQPWLRSFDGFNTHDLAFNLSISGGITTMLVLPGSAGSIGGQAAAFKPRWTYENTPQSMQVEPPFVIDSSGNGTWQRTHSWRHIKHACGENPARVYGAKRMDAAYDFRKAYAEGKKLKDAQDRWCADPTSQKEPFPTSLEYEVLADVIRGNVKVNIHCYETTDLNTLVRISNEYGFPIAAFHHAHEVYLVPDLLKQAWGPVPPAVAIFATNARYKREAYRGTEFAPKILADNGLSVIMKSDHPVLDSRYLVYEASQAHHYGLNFSHSLGAVTTHPARAMGLDHRLGYVREGYDADLVVWDSFPLSLGATPEQTYIDGIPQILKPHVVEKPAEAQKIFLEGKWDDEIAEAIITRGDPDRRPKKSASNIRFQGVTSFYLGTDKFDLSVFEQGKKGDVVVKGGEIICVGKCIVEEDLDFEVIDLKGGSIAPGMISVGSYLGLMEIRQEKSTTDGKAHDSLQDAGEYTDGMLVRAVDGAQFGGKDELLAYSSGVTTIVAYPISSSLISGLSFPFSPSAPHPLARHAIQNPSAALHLSLENTPTSISSKIAILRRLLLGDVEGHTEVVRAFKKVANGELRLVVEVSSADVISALVRLKREVGRKVKITILGGHESWLIAQDLADEDIGVIVAPARSYPEEWGQRRIIPGPPLSNHTLPSYLVSHGVKVGLGIVEEWQARNTRYDAAWVYANSPEIFSKSSALALVSDNLEELLGLNDNTNALREDEKAWVAYESDLFGFEGRVRGVRGYAKDEVDLF; translated from the exons ATGCCCATACAGGCGAGGAACACAGCTTCTCGTCTCTCATACAGCGCGGACGTTGAGAAAACGCCCCTCAACCCCGATGACAATCCTCCAGATTACGACGATGACCGTACAAAGCCGCGGCAGCCCGGTTCGACAAGGAACGACATGCATACGGTCTTCTTCACCGGTTTGGGTTTGTTCGCTCTCGCTCTCTACGTGAGCCAGAATGtatcttttccctttcctaGCAAGCCTCAACCCTTGCCCGACTTCATCACCAAAGGTATCGAGCAGTGCGAGATCATCTCTAGGCCGCCTCCTTACTTTGAGCGATTCAACAGCAAACGAGAGAAAAACGATAGATTCGTCCCTGGCACAAAATCTGTATGGCTCAAGAATGGAACTGTCTGGACcggtgaagatgatggaaacGAAATCCTCCAGGGCGTAGATCTGTTTTTGGAGAATGGTGTGATTCGAAAGATGGCGCCTATGCTTGAGTTAGATGAGATATTAAAGGGTTCTGAGTACGATGAGGTTGAATTGCATGGAGCTTGGGTCACTCCAG GTATCGTGGACACCCATTCTCACATGGGTCTTGACTCTGCCCCTGGTCTCAAGGGCTCTTCCGATACCAATTCTCACCGCGGCAACACCCAACCTTGGTTGAGATCGTTTGACGGCTTCAACACTCATGACCTTGCTTTCAATTTGTCCATCTCTGGTGGTATCACAACAATGCTTGTTTTGCCTGGTTCAGCTG GGTCTATCGGTGGACAAGCTGCAGCCTTCAAGCCACGGTGGACTTATGAGAACACTCCCCAAAGCATGCAAGTTGAGCCACCCTTCGTAATTGACTCTTCTGGTAATGGCACCTGGCAACGCACTCATTCCTGGCGGCACATCAAGCACGCTTGCGGTGAAAACCCCGCTCGTGTCTACGGCGCCAAGCGTATGGATGCGGCCTACGACTTCCGAAAGGCCTATGCAGAAGGCAAGAAGCTAAAGGACGCCCAAGACAGGTGGTGTGCGGACCCTACGAGCCAGAAGGAACCCTTCCCTACCAGCCTCGAGTACGAAGTTCTGGCTGATGTCATCAGGGGTAATGTCAAGGTTAACATCCATTGCTATGAGACCACTGACCTCAACACCCTTGTACGAATCTCCAACGAGTACGGGTTCCCCATCGCAGCATTCCACCATGCACACGAAGTCTACCTCGTACCTGACCTGCTCAAGCAAGCTTGGGGTCCTGTGCCTCCTGCGGTTGCAATCTTTGCGACCAACGCCAGGTACAAGCGAGAGGCTTACCGGGGTACCGAGTTTGCTCCCAAAATTCTTGCCGACAATGGCTTATCTGTCATCATGAAGTCCGATCATCCTGTTCTCGACTCGCGTTACCTTGTCTATGAAGCCTCCCAAGCCCACCACTATGGCTTGAACTTCTCCCACTCTCTTGGAGCTGTCACTACCCACCCCGCCAGAGCAATGGGTCTTGACCACCGTCTTGGCTATGTTCGTGAAGGTTACGATGCCGATTTGGTTGTTTGGGACTCGTTCCCTCTCTCGTTAGGAGCTACCCCAGAGCAGACTTACATTGATGGAATTCCTCAAATCCTCAAACCTCATGTGGTGGAAAAGCCTGCTGAGGCACAAAAGATCTTCCTTGAAGGCAAATGGGATGACGAGATTGCCGAAGCTATCATTACTCGTGGTGACCCCGACAGGCGCCCAAAGAAGTCTGCAAGCAATATTCGTTTCCAAGGTGTCACCTCTTTCTACCTCGGCACTGACAAGTTTGACCTTTCTGTGTTCGAGcagggcaagaagggcgaTGTTGTCGTCAAGGGCGGGGAAATTATTTGCGTTGGCAAGTGTattgtggaagaagatttggaCTTTGAGGTCATCGACTTGAAAGGTGGTAGCATTGCACCTGGTATGATTAGTGTCGGAAGCTACCTTGGATTAATGGAGATCAGGCAGGAGAAGTCCACTACCGACGGA AAGGCACATGATTCATTGCAGGACGCTGGGGAGTATACTGACGGTATGTTGGTGCGTGCGGTCGATGGCGCTCAGTTTGGGGGCAAGGATGAGCT TCTCGCCTACAGCTCTGGTGTGACTACCATTGTCGCCTaccccatctcctcctcacttATCTCCggcctctccttccccttctctccctctgcTCCCCACCCTCTCGCCCGGCATGCTATCCAGAACCCTTCTGCAGCGCTTCATCTGTCTCTTGAGAACACTCCtacatccatctcttcgaAGATTGCCATCCTTCGACGTCTCTTGCTTGGCGATGTTGAGGGTCACACTGAAGTGGTACGGGCGTTCAAGAAGGTCGCGAATGGAGAACTGAGGTTGGTCGTGGAAGTCTCTTCTGCCGATGTGATAAGTGCTTTggtgagattgaagagggaagtgggaaggaaggtgaagatCACCATTTTGGGAGGACACGAGTCTTGGCTT ATTGCTCAAGACCTTGCCGACGAAGACATTGGCGTCATCGTCGCTCCCGCTAGATCTTACCCTGAAGAGTGGGGCCAGCGTCGCATAATTCCTggtcctcctctttcaaacCACACTCTTCCATCATACCTTGTTTCACATGGCGTC AAAGTTGGCCTTGGTATCGTTGAAGAATGGCAAGCGCGCAACACGCGATACGACGCTGCATGGGTTTACGCCAATTCCCCTGaaatcttctccaagtCTTCGGCTTTGGCTCTTGTGTCCGATAACCTCGAAGAGTTGTTGGGACTCAACGATAACACCAATGCTTtgagagaggatgagaaggctTGGGTTGCGTACGAAAGTGACTTATTTGGATTTGAAGGGCGTGTGAGGGGCGTCCGAGGGTACGCAAAGGACGAGGTGGATCTGTTCTAG
- a CDS encoding mRNA methyltransferase, whose amino-acid sequence MGSPGRPSTPPLPILISSSSKGRKWDESIVELNSLLNRETAKSKLRRLAVSTSRPPPLFNPLCPSTTLAACKQVRHECTKAHFDPIQRPWTDSSLGFCSYLNLCYGDPMFTKNPSLGDGPGPRGGTKDCRYQHFQVTPSLNRCGQPLPEGYPSVMPDYLKKRILGDEDVEGQDKEVNMAQWVNCDLRRFDYSLLGQFQVIVADPAWDIHMTLPYGTITDDEMRNMPIRSLQPDWGILCLWVTGRAMELGRVVFAHWGYKRVDELVWVKTNQLQRLIRTGRTGHWLNHTCEHLLVGLKLPQNFPRDAPIPWDTEPALRDLRKCVDTDVVVAEVRETSRKPEEVYGVIERLAPKGRKLELFGRKHNTRPGWVTLGNQLGDSQIAEPDLYDRLVKAYPKQKFTFVPSKQ is encoded by the exons ATGGGATCTCCTGGACGCCCTTCtacccctcctctccccatccttatctcttcttcaagcaaGGGACGAA AATGGGACGAATCCATCGTCGAGCTGAACTCACTTCTCAACAGAGAGACGGCCAAAAGCAAATTGCGACGCTTAGCT GTATCTACTTCACGCCCACCGCCTTTGTTCAATCCGCTATGCCCATCAACAACGCTCGCCGCATGTAAACAAGTGCGACATGAATGTACTAAG GCCCATTTTGATCCCATACAGAGACCATGGACAGACTCTTCCCTTGGTTTCTGCTC ATACCTGAACTTATGCTACGGCGACCCAATGTTCACTAAGAATCCTTCGTTAGGGGATGGTCCAGGCCCCCGCGGAGGGACTAAAGATTGCAGATACCAGCATTTTCAAGTTACCCCTTCCCTTAATCGTTGTGGTCAGCCTTTGCCTGAAGGGTATCCCTCCGTCATGCCTGACTatttgaaaaagaggatACTGGGGGACGAAGATGTAGAAGGGCAAGATAAGGAAGTGAATATGGCGCAATGGGTCAATTGTGACCTGAGGAGGTTCGACTACTCTCTCCTAGGACA ATTCCAAGTGATTGTCGCCGACCCTGCGTGG GATATCCACATGACTCTTCCATACGGCACTATAACGGATGACGAGATGCGGAATATGCCTATCCGCTCTCTTCAGCCTGACTGGGGTATTCTTTGTCTGTGGGTTACCGGACGAGCGATGGAGTTAGGCAGAGTCGTATTTGCGCACTGGGGCTATAAACGTGTGGATGAACTGGTTTGGGTCAAGACAAATCAATTGCAAAGACTGATTAGGACAGGAAGAACTGGGCATTGGTTAAA TCATACGTGCGAGCATCTTCTTGTAGGCCTCAAACTCCCTCAGAATTTCCCACGCGACGCACCTATTCCATGGGACACTGAACCCGCTCTTCGAGATCTGAGGAAATGTGTGGATACGGATGTGGTGGTTGCGGAAGTAAGAGAAACAAGCAGGAAGCCTGAGGAAGTCTATGGGGTTATTGAACGATTGGCGccgaaaggaaggaagctAG AATTGTTTGGAAGGAAGCACAATACTAGGCCCGGATGGGTCACACTTGGCAATCAGC TCGGAGATTCCCAAATAGCAGAGCCAGACTTGTACGACCGTCTTGTCAAGGCATATCCCAAACAGAAATTCACTTTTGTGCCTTCAAAACAATAA
- a CDS encoding anaphase-promoting complex subunit 6, whose protein sequence is MFTPPNPPQGNPPPLSYSPFPSSSRHHRLQRNIPSSLSNSFSYTPADSNLDLSVDSDNFSFAYPTRRPRPSNLSLFSTGTLDNAAEQGNRGISQVSPRAKPSPVGSKRSTATARPLNLITDPRNGRSANGRGEYQNGRPKSRMNETIGLDDEKEQDEERNWSMVDSMRLWRHDAIMQHLYETAAFWGDKILSWTADPNDAFWLAQTHFLTGHYLRAEKLLTEPLIPPPKGFLPPRDGSGAQDKGKRRSQGDDDVMNGLEYGEDEVLGRKLIDESLACRYLAAQCLVHQEKYVEALELVGESNPFRTLDHPTQGPDEPSQDGGIKLHSSLCLLRGLLHLRLSSFALAKESLMEALMLDVKNYDAYRELIEGGMMSEKEEWDFVTHLGYRKQLSEDDANFVKLMYMTKLKKDTHAREVAAAREALTTQFALGENCDVLVGLADELYAKYKWEECYAVTTKILSRIPGHPSALPLHLACMHHIHRLRSSLFMLAHELVEQDPQAATTWYAVGLWYFSGKRWAEARRYFSKANLIDSRFAPAWIAFAHSFAYEGEHDHAITAYSTSARLFQGSHLPLLFIGMEHLQLSASNLAEEYFLAAKAINDSDPLLLNELGVVHYNKEDYAAAASYFRKALRASFDMQGVKSIWAVTYCNLGHAYRIMGEYDKSEHNYRQTIRLDPTNPTAYSSLALLYHLRGDIRLSIQIYHQALSLSPQDPLSTVLLEMALKEQMETLDPTTLPGLPGQLGGRDMDPFKVPKGNPSFGPVPVEMDPTTLGEAGGESVVLPPGSVPLPLPTSSAATSAASLPIARVPGDDGEDNSSVQGVEDGDGYEEGDGSTMDIEDD, encoded by the exons ATGTTCACCCCGCCAAATCCACCGCAAGGGAATCCCCCCCCACTTTCTTACTCCCCCTTCCCCAGCTCCTCCCGCCATCACCGCCTGCAGCGCAACATCCCTTCCAGCCTCTcaaactccttctcctATACTCCAGCAGACTCGAACTTGGATCTCTCTGTAGACTCGGACAatttctcctttgcctACCCTACAAGAAGACCGAGACCATCAAACCTGAGCCTGTTTTCAACTGGCACACTCGATAATGCTGCTGAACAAGGCAACCGCGGTATCTCCCAAGTCTCTCCGCGTGCCAAACCTAGTCCCGTAGGGTCTAAAAGATCAACTGCAACTGCTCGTCCACTTAATCTCATTACTGATCCCAGAAATGGCCGGAGTGCAAATGGTAGAGGGGAATACCAAAATGGCCGGCCAAAATCGAGGATGAACGAGACAATCGGTCTGGACgatgagaaggagcaggatgaggaaaggaaCTGGAGTATGGTCGATTCAATGAGGCTGTGGAGACATGATGCGATCATGCAGCATCTGTATGAGACCGCAGCGTTCTGGGGAGACAAGATCCTCAGCTGGACAG CCGATCCAAACGACGCCTTTTGGTTAGCCCAAACACACTTTCTCACAGGACACTACCTTCGAGCGGAGAAACTGCTTACAGAACCACTCATCCCCCCTCCGAAAGGCTTTTTACCCCCAAGGGATGGATCTGGCGCTCAGgacaagggaaagagaCGGTCGCAAGGCGACGATGATGTGATGAATGGTTTAGAGTacggtgaagatgaggtcTTGGGCAGAAAGTTGATTGATGAGAGTCTGGCTTGCCGGTATCTGGCAGCTCAATGCCTG GTACACCAGGAAAAATACGTTGAGGCGCTTGAGCTGGTAGGCGAATCAAATCCTTTCCGTACTCTGGATCACCCCACTCAAGGACCCGACGAACCATCACAAGACGGAGGTATCAAACTTCATTCTTCATTATGTCTCTTACGCGGTCTGCTTCACCTTCGCTTATCATCATTCGCATTAGCAAAAGAGTCGTTAATGGAAGCGCTGATGTTGGATGTGAAGAACTATGATGCGTATAGAGAGTTGATAGAAGGAGGAATGATGTCTGAAAAGGAGG AGTGGGACTTTGTAACCCATTTAGGATACCGGAAGCAACTGTCCGAAGACGATGCCAACTTTGTCAAACTCATGTACATGACCAAACTCAAAAAAGACACTCACGCACGCGAGGTGGCGGCCGCTAGGGAAGCTCTTACCACTCAATTCGCCCTCGGCGAAAACTGTGACGTCCTCGTCGGGCTCGCAGATGAGCTTTACGCCAAATACAAATGGGAAGAATGCTATGCTGTCACGACCAAAATCCTTTCTCGCATCCCTGGCCACCCCAGCgcgcttcctcttcatctcgcGTGCATGCATCACATTCATCGGCTAAGGTCTTCTTTGTTCATGCTGGCGCATGAGTTGGTGGAACAAGATCCACAAGCGGCCACAACGTGGTATGCTGTGGGGTTGTGGTACTTTTCCGGCAAAAGATGGGCTGAAGCAAGGCGATATTTCAG TAAAGCAAATTTGATAGATTCACGTTTCGCACCGGCTTGGATCGCCTTTGCGCACTCATTTGCGTATGAAGGGGAGCACGACCATGCCATCACTGCCTACTCTACTTCTGCTCGTCTATTCCAAGG ATCTCATTTACCATTGTTATTCATTGGAATGGAACACCTTCAATTGAGCGCGTCAAATTTGGCGGAAGAGTATTTCTTAGCTGCAAAGGCTATCAATGACTCTGACCCCTTATTACTTAATGAACTTGGCGTGGTACATTATAACAAGGAAGA CTATGCTGCTGCCGCGAGTTACTTCAGAAAAGCCCTGCGCGCATCGTTTGATATGCAGGGTGTGAAGAGTATATGGGCTGTAACGTACTGCAACCTCGGACATGCTTACCGAATCATGGG TGAATATGATAAATCTGAACACAACTACCGTCAGACTATCCGATTGGACCCTACCAATCCCACAGCCTATTCttccctcgccctcctttATCATCTCCGTGGTGACATTCGCCTTTCTATCCAGATCTACCACCAGGCCCTGTCCCTCTCGCCTCAAGACCCCCTCTCCACCGTCTTATTGGAAATGGCCTTGAAAGAACAGATGGAAACACTTGATCCGACAACGCTCCCTGGTTTACCAGGACAgttgggaggaagagatatGGATCCGTTCAAGGTACCAAAGGGGAACCCAAGCTTTGGACCTGTACCCGTTGAGATGGATCCAACCACATTAGGGGAGGCCGGAGGAGAGAGCGTAGTGCTTCCTCCCGGGTCGGTACCGTTGCCATTACCGACATCGTCTGCGGCAACATCAGCGGCGTCATTACCTATCGCCCGGGTTCctggagatgatggagaggataaCTCATCTGTGCAAGGTGTAGAGGACGGGGATGGatatgaagaaggggatgggtCAACGATGGACATTGAGGATGATTAA
- a CDS encoding glucose repression regulatory protein TUP1, whose protein sequence is MQPPAIYNHHRLPPAGTPSQPSVLAQPSTARLNELFDLMRQEYETLGTDGNIWKQQRDEYEAKVQSQINELGMIRQSLYELEANHAKIRQEYETEIARLRRELESRGGPSTSAPSGAVAALSNPSPPSELPRPGEDRPPFGMALPGPTLNGLDAARSRSPYPNPTAGPPILRPPSAADRDRERRVTRPLQFNAPPSPPVHLSDLDPDNVSRELRKEGSDWQAMWSSQMRKQLDVTLVHTLEHETVVCCVKFSNDGKYLATGCNRTAQIYDVKSGARVSTLQDDLASRTGDLYIRSICFSPDGKFLATGAEDRQIRIWDLKQRRICHLLQGHMQEIYSLDFSRDGRFLVSGSGDKSARIWDVEKGTCVFNLQIEDFIHNEHGPIDAGITSVALSPDGKLVAAGSLDTMVRVWNVSTGQQVERLKGHKDSVYSVAFSPDGKCLVSGSLDRTLRIWDLTGTKREVESLPPGKEAQKNLGTCQSTLNGHKDYVLSVAISPDGQWVVSGSKDRSIQFWHISTGQAQLMLQGHKNSVISIDLARSGGYLASGSGDCMARIWKYEPIPGRD, encoded by the exons ATGCAGCCACCAGCAATATACAAT CATCACCGTCTCCCACCAGCAGGCACGCCATCACAACCCAGCGTTCTCGCGCAACCATCCACTGCAAGGTTAAATGAGCTATTCGATCTCATGAGACAGGAGTACGAGACTCTGGGGACGGATGGCAATATCTGGAAACAGCAGAGAGACGAGTACGAGGCGAAGG TGCAATCACAAATCAATGAGCTGGGAATGATCAGACAATCATTATACGAACTTGAGGCTAACCATGCCAAGATCCGTCAAGA GTACGAAACAGAAATCGCAAGGTTGAGACGTGAACTTGAGAGTCGTGGTGGACCCAGTACTTCAGCGCCTTCAGGAGCGGTTGCTGCACTTAGCAatccttccccaccatcaGAATTGCCTCGGCCTGGTGAAGATAGGCCGCCTTTTGGTATGGCCCTGCCCGGCCCTACCCTTAATGGTTTAGATGCTGCTCGAT CCCGCTCACCCTATCCCAATCCCACCGCTGGccctcccatccttcgTCCCCCTTCCGCAGCAGACCGTGACCGTGAAAGGCGCGTCACTCGTCCACTTCAATTCAACGCCCCTCCCTCCCCACCCGTCCACTTGTCCGATCTTGATCCCGATAACGTATCGAGAGAACTGAGAAAAGAGGGCTCGGATTGGCAGGCGATGTGGAGTAGTCAGATGAGAAAGCAGTTGGATGTGACTTTGGTGCATACGCTCGAGCATGAGAC TGTCGTTTGCTGTGTCAAGTTCTCAAATGATGGAAAGTACCTTGCGACGGGATGCAACAGGACGGCGCAAATCTATGATGTCAAGTCTGGCGCACGAGTATC GACCCTCCAGGATGATTTGGCCAGTCGCACCGGTGATCTGTATATCCGGAGCATATGTTTTTCCCCTGATGGCAAATTCCTCGCCACCGGTGCTGAGGACCGACAGATTCGA ATTTGGGATCTCAAGCAACGGCGCATTTGCCACCTTCTCCAAGGTCACATGCAAGAAATCTACTCTCTCGATTTTTCCCGTGATGGTCGATTCCTTGTTTCCGGTTCTGGTGACAAATCTGCTAGGATCTGGGATGTTGAGAAGGGCACTTGCGTGTTCAACTTGCAGATTGAGGACTTTATTCACAATGAGCATGGGCCAATTGATGCAGGTATTACTTCTGTCGCTT TGTCTCCGGATGGGAAACTTGTAGCTGCAGGATCTCTGGACACGATGGTCCGGGTATGGAATGTCTCTACAGGTCAGCAGGTTGAGCGACTGAAGGGTCACAAGGATTCAGTCTACAG TGTCGCATTCTCTCCGGATGGAAAATGTCTTGTTTCTGGCTCTCTGGACAGGACTTTGAGAATTTGGGATTTGACCGGTACAAAACGAGAGGTAGAATCTCTTCCCCCAGGAAAAGAGGCTCAGAAGAACCTGGGTACTTGTCAATCTACTCTCAACGGACACAAG GACTATGTTCTCTCCGTCGCCATTTCGCCTGACGGCCAGTGGGTCGTCTCCGGTTCCAAAGACCGTTCCATTCAATTCTGGCACATTTCCACCGGGCAAGCCCAACTTATGCTCCAAGGCCACAAGAACTCTGTCATCTCTATCGATCTCGCGAGGAGCGGGGGGTATCTTGCGAGTGGAAGTGGCGATTGCATGGCGAGGATCTGGAAGTACGAGCCCATTCCTGGGAGAGATTAA